From a single Brassica napus cultivar Da-Ae chromosome C9, Da-Ae, whole genome shotgun sequence genomic region:
- the LOC106426692 gene encoding uncharacterized protein LOC106426692 isoform X3, whose protein sequence is MLSSSKLQPPKPAIFANPIFKQPFIDKSHPFRRRYTPRQASLRFATVSDSIASPLHSNPQESSGLTSSVGQPPLQLSPLTLTQKHFVLLNVVACVTAISASWLFLAAIPTLLAFKKAAESLEKLLDLTREELPDTMAALRLSGMEISDLTMELSDLGQGITQGVKSSTRAIRVAEDRLRRLTNMNPGGDASDQEKGNRTSGG, encoded by the exons ATGCTCTCCTCTTCGAAATTGCAACCGCCCAAACCTGCAATCTTCGCGAATCCGATTTTCAAACAACCATTCATCGATAAAAGTCATCCGTTTCGCCGCCGGTACACTCCCCGTCAAGCTTCTCTGCGATTCGCCACGGTTTCGGACTCAATCGCGTCTCCATTGCACTCGAACCCGCAGGAATCATCCGGTCTAACTTCTTCCGTGGGACAGCCTCCTCTCCAACTCTCTCCATTGACACTCACGCAGAAACACTTCGTCTTGCTCAACGTCGTCGCTTGCGTg ACAGCGATCTCAGCATCATGGCTATTCTTAGCTGCGATTCCTACGCTTCTG GCTTTCAAGAAAGCAGCAGAGTCTCTTGAGAAGCTTTTGGATTTAACCAGAGAAGAGTTACCAGATACAATGGCTGCTCTTCGCTTATCGGGGATGGAGATCAGTGACTTAACTATGGAGCTTAGTGATTTAGG CCAAGGTATCACTCAAGGTGTTAAAAGCTCAACACGGGCTATTCGCGTGGCTGAAGATAGACTAAGGCGGTTAACTAACATGAATCCAG GAGGTGATGCATCAGACCAAGAGAAAGGAAACAGAACCAGTGGTGGCTAA
- the LOC106426776 gene encoding probable inactive receptor kinase At5g10020, which yields MSPPLHTTLALCFISLLLLLGANAVTEPELRSLLEFRKGIRDEASNQRISWSATSSLTDPSTCPENWSGISCDAETGSIVAINLDRLGLSGELKFSTLTGLTSLRNLTLSGNNFSGRVVPSLGAISSLQRLDLSDNGFYGPIPGRISDLWNLNYLNLSVNKFAGGFPGGFRNLQQLRSLDLRGNEFWGDVGEIFAELRNVEFVDLSSNRFHGGFLALSIDNVSSISNTLRHLNLSHNALNGGFFGGESIGSFKSLEVVDLENNQINGELPSFGSQPGLKILKLARNELFGTVPEELLQSSIPLRELDLSQNGFTGSISEINSTTLNLLNLSSNGLSGELPSSFKSCLVIDLSRNTFSGDVSVVGKWEATPEFLDLSSNSLSGALPNFTTAFSRLSVLSIRNNSVSGTLPSLWDDSGASQFSVINLSSNKFSGSIPQSFFALASLRSLNLSMNSLEGPIPSRGSRASELMAISSDPQMELLDLSTNSLTGALPGDIGTMERIRVLNVANNKLSGELPSELNKLTSLEFLDLSNNDFKGQIPEKLPSGMARFNVSYNDLSGTIPENLRSYPHSSFYPGNSKLRLPGGTPLGSSNGVLAVHEKAHDHRWRLSIKIAIIVASVGAAVMVLFVLFVYHRTQLKDFHVRNQATNRDTKFGRSSRPSFLNFTSNAEHQSSSLSFSNDHLLTANSRSLSGIPGSEPEITEQALPATSIPNLLDDYPATSGRKSSPGGSPLSSPRFSDQPVMLDVYSPDRLAGELFFLDVSLKLTAEELSRAPAEVLGRSSHGTLYKATLDNGHMLTVKWLRVGLVRHKKDFAKEAKKIGSLKHPNIVPLRAYYWGPREQERLLLSDYMGGESLAMHLYETTPRRYSPMSFTQRLKVAVQVAQCLLYLHDRAMPHGNLKPTNIILTSPENTVRITDYCIHRLMSSSGVAEQILNMSALGYSAPELASASKPVPTLKSDVYAFGVILMELLTRRSAGDIISGQSGAVDLTDWVRLCDQEGRIMDCIDRDIAGGEEFSKAMEDALAIAIRCIASVNERPNIRQVLDLLSSLSS from the exons ATGAGTCCTCCTCTCCACACTACTCTCGCTCTCTGCTTcatctctctcctcctcctcctcggtGCCAACGCCGTGACCGAGCCCGAGCTCCGATCTCTACTCGAGTTCCGCAAAGGCATCCGCGACGAGGCCTCTAACCAGCGCATCTCATGGTCCGCCACGAGCAGCCTCACCGACCCCTCCACTTGCCCCGAGAACTGGTCCGGTATCTCCTGCGACGCGGAAACCGGTTCGATCGTCGCAATTAATCTCGACCGGCTCGGTTTATCCGGAGAACTTAAATTCAGCACGCTAACCGGTCTCACCTCGCTTCGCAACCTCACTCTATCCGGAAACAACTTCTCGGGTCGGGTCGTCCCTTCCCTCGGAGCCATCTCGTCGCTCCAGCGGTTAGATCTGTCGGATAACGGATTCTACGGGCCTATCCCGGGTCGGATCTCGGATCTCTGGAACTTGAATTACCTCAATTTGTCTGTTAACAAGTTCGCGGGCGGGTTCCCGGGCGGGTTCCGTAACCTCCAGCAGCTGAGATCTCTCGATTTGCGCGGGAACGAGTTCTGGGGAGACGTTGGCGAGATTTTCGCGGAGCTGAGGAACGTTGAGTTCGTTGACTTGAGCTCTAACCGCTTCCACGGCGGCTTCTTAGCTTTATCAATTGACAACGTCTCCAGCATCTCCAACACTCTCCGTCACTTGAATCTGAGCCACAACGCGTTGAACGGAGGATTCTTCGGCGGTGAGTCGATTGGTTCGTTCAAGAGCCTCGAGGTTGTTGATCTGGAGAACAATCAGATCAACGGCGAGTTGCCGAGTTTCGGATCGCAGCCGGGGTTGAAGATCTTGAAGCTCGCGCGTAACGAGCTGTTCGGTACGGTGCCTGAAGAGCTGCTGCAGAGTTCGATTCCGTTGCGAGAGCTTGATCTTAGTCAAAATGGCTTTACAg GATCAATTAGTGAAATCAATTCGACGACTTTGAATTTGTTGAATCTTTCTTCTAACGGCTTGTCTGGGGAGCTTCCATCGAGTTTTAAAAGCTGCTTAGTGATAGATCTGAGTAGGAACACCTTCTCAGGAGATGTGTCTGTTGTTGGAAAGTGGGAAGCTACTCCAGAGTTTCTTGATCTGAGCTCAAACAGCTTGTCAGGAGCCTTGCCGAACTTCACTACTGCGTTTTCAAGATTAAGTGTGTTGAGCATCAGGAATAACTCTGTCTCTGGCACCTTGCCTTCTCTGTGGGACGATTCAGGGGCTTCTCAGTTCTCTGTGATTAATCTCAGTTCAAATAAGTTCAGCGGCTCGATCCCGCAAAGCTTCTTCGCTCTTGCAAGCTTGAGAAGTTTGAATCTTTCTATGAATAGCTTGGAAGGGCCGATTCCTTCTCGTGGCTCGCGTGCTAGTGAGCTTATGGCTATAAGTTCTGATCCTCagatggagttgcttgatcTCTCGACTAACTCTTTGACCGGTGCGTTACCCGGAGATATAGGTACAATGGAGAGAATCAGAGTGCTGAATGTTGCTAATAATAAGCTGTCTGGGGAACTTCCAAGCGAACTCAACAAGCTTACTAGCCTTGAGTTTCTTGACTTGTCAAACAATGATTTCAAGGGTCAAATTCCTGAGAAGCTTCCTTCCGGAATGGCGAGATTCAATGTGTCATACAACGATCTATCAGGGACCATTCCGGAGAACCTCAGAAGCTACCCACATTCATCGTTTTATCCTGGTAACTCCAAGCTACGTCTCCCAGGTGGGACTCCATTGGGTTCTTCTAATGGTGTGCTGGCTGTGCATGAGAAAGCACATGATCATCGTTGGAGGCTTAGCATAAAAATAGCTATCATTGTTGCTTCAGTTGGAGCAGCTGTTAtggttctttttgttttgtttgtctaCCATCGAACACAGCTCAAGGACTTTCATGTGAGGAACCAAGCCACGAATAGAGACACCAAATTTGGACGCTCTTCTCGCCCCTCTTTTCTCAACTTCACCTCAAACGCTGAACACCAGTCATCATCTTTGAGCTTCTCAAACGACCACTTGCTCACCGCAAATTCAAGGTCGTTATCCGGGATACCAGGATCCGAACCTGAAATAACTGAGCAGGCTTTACCAGCTACTTCAATCCCCAACCTCCTTGATGATTACCCGGCCACATCTGGACGGAAGTCTTCTCCAGGAGGCTCCCCTCTATCCTCGCCCCGTTTTAGCGACCAGCCTGTGATGTTAGATGTGTACTCACCCGATCGTCTGGCTGGAGAACTCTTCTTTTTAGATGTCTCACTAAAACTAACGGCGGAGGAGTTATCACGAGCTCCTGCAGAAGTTCTAGGTAGAAGCAGCCACGGGACGCTATACAAAGCAACTCTGGATAACGGGCATATGTTAACCGTGAAATGGTTGAGAGTTGGACTCGTGAGGCATAAGAAAGATTTTGCCAAGGAAGCTAAAAAAATAGGGTCGCTAAAACATCCAAACATTGTCCCACTGCGAGCATACTATTGGGGTCCCAGAGAGCAAGAAAGGCTTCTTCTCTCTGATTACATGGGAGGAGAAAGCTTGGCCATGCATCTATACG AGACTACTCCTCGGAGGTATTCTCCAATGTCTTTCACCCAAAGACTAAAAGTTGCGGTTCAAGTGGCGCAATGTCTTCTTTACCTTCACGATAGGGCGATGCCACACGGGAACTTAAAGCCAACAAACATAATCCTCACGAGTCCTGAGAACACTGTGAGAATAACAGATTACTGCATTCACCGTCTGATGAGTTCATCTGGTGTAGCGGAGCAGATACTAAACATGAGTGCGCTCGGTTACTCAGCTCCTGAACTTGCATCAGCTTCAAAACCAGTTCCAACGCTAAAATCCGATGTCTATGCGTTTGGAGTGATTCTTATGGAGCTTTTGACTAGACGGAGCGCAGGTGACATAATCTCAGGCCAATCAGGAGCCGTTGATCTGACGGATTGGGTGCGGTTGTGTGATCAAGAAGGTAGGATAATGGATTGCATAGACAGGGACATTGCAGGTGGGGAAGAATTCTCAAAGGCAATGGAGGATGCACTTGCTATTGCAATCAGGTGCATTGCCTCTGTAAATGAAAGGCCTAACATCAGACAAGTTCTTGATCTTCTTAGCTCATTATCTTcttga
- the BNAC09G46760D gene encoding uncharacterized protein BNAC09G46760D, which produces MYQETQQLYQLWRLAVQERDEAREQLMHSLAELSQLRELLNTVLLSKEKIRSYYLEAADESTGRQSYSYNLFPGESPSNFSVNSCPLDLSVLSNQMRFVVENMRDYETVVLEMIGGVLPENGKFLLAVSEAGSLVESLFVAGPVPKWINPPVLSSHITGNWNYGGLEFGSGFQNRCHASV; this is translated from the coding sequence ATGTACCAAGAAACTCAGCAGCTTTATCAGCTGTGGAGACTTGCTGTCCAAGAAAGAGACGAAGCAAGAGAGCAACTGATGCATTCACTCGCCGAACTCTCTCAGTTACGGGAGCTCCTCAACACTGTACTGTTGTCTAAAGAAAAAATACGCAGTTACTACCTAGAAGCCGCAGATGAATCTACCGGTCGTCAAAGCTATAGTTACAATCTTTTTCCCGGCGAATCTCCGTCGAACTTTAGTGTGAATTCATGTCCGTTGGATCTCAGCGTTCTGTCGAATCAGATGCGTTTTGTGGTTGAGAATATGAGAGATTACGAAACCGTTGTGCTGGAGATGATCGGAGGAGTGTTGCCGGAAAACGGTAAGTTTTTGCTAGCTGTTAGTGAAGCTGGATCGTTGGTTGAGTCATTGTTCGTAGCCGGTCCGGTTCCGAAATGGATAAATCCTCCGGTTCTAAGTAGTCATATCACTGGGAATTGGAATTACGGTGGTTTGGAGTTTGGTTCGGGTTTCCAAAACCGGTGTCACGCTTCAGTTTGA
- the LOC106426735 gene encoding elicitor peptide 1-like translates to MEEERRSEEETSHHRPFQFLNEAIKSFMECLGLHISPPPYYSASSEAPNGIATTRGMIVRLKQRGRETPSSGRPGRHN, encoded by the exons ATGGAGGAAGAGAGACGAAGCGAAGAAGAAACCTCTCATCATCGTCCTTTTCAATTCCTTAACGAAGCTATCAAGAGCTTCATGGAGTGTCTTGGTCTTCATATCTCTCCTCCTCCATATTATTCAGCATCTTCG GAGGCTCCAAACGGCATCGCGACAACAAGGGGAATGATAGTCAGGTTAAAGCAAAGGGGGAGAGAGACACCTAGCTCTGGTAGGCCTGGCCGCCACAACTAA
- the LOC106426692 gene encoding uncharacterized protein LOC106426692 isoform X2: MLSSSKLQPPKPAIFANPIFKQPFIDKSHPFRRRYTPRQASLRFATVSDSIASPLHSNPQESSGLTSSVGQPPLQLSPLTLTQKHFVLLNVVACVTAISASWLFLAAIPTLLAFKKAAESLEKLLDLTREELPDTMAALRLSGMEISDLTMELSDLGQGITQGVKSSTRAIRVAEDRLRRLTNMNPASMQEVMHQTKRKETEPVVAKAARNLKEGIVKGRSLWQLYFTITRFSKTAASYFAKRVKQ, encoded by the exons ATGCTCTCCTCTTCGAAATTGCAACCGCCCAAACCTGCAATCTTCGCGAATCCGATTTTCAAACAACCATTCATCGATAAAAGTCATCCGTTTCGCCGCCGGTACACTCCCCGTCAAGCTTCTCTGCGATTCGCCACGGTTTCGGACTCAATCGCGTCTCCATTGCACTCGAACCCGCAGGAATCATCCGGTCTAACTTCTTCCGTGGGACAGCCTCCTCTCCAACTCTCTCCATTGACACTCACGCAGAAACACTTCGTCTTGCTCAACGTCGTCGCTTGCGTg ACAGCGATCTCAGCATCATGGCTATTCTTAGCTGCGATTCCTACGCTTCTG GCTTTCAAGAAAGCAGCAGAGTCTCTTGAGAAGCTTTTGGATTTAACCAGAGAAGAGTTACCAGATACAATGGCTGCTCTTCGCTTATCGGGGATGGAGATCAGTGACTTAACTATGGAGCTTAGTGATTTAGG CCAAGGTATCACTCAAGGTGTTAAAAGCTCAACACGGGCTATTCGCGTGGCTGAAGATAGACTAAGGCGGTTAACTAACATGAATCCAG CTTCAATGCAGGAGGTGATGCATCAGACCAAGAGAAAGGAAACAGAACCAGTGGTGGCTAAAGCGGCGAGGAACTTGAAGGAAGGGATCGTTAAGGGACGTTCTTTATGGCAATTGTACTTCACAATCACTCGCTTCTCCAAAACTGCCGCAAGTTATTTTGCAAAGCGAGTTAAGCAGTAG
- the LOC106426719 gene encoding uncharacterized protein LOC106426719 isoform X2, producing the protein MHRFKNSPWLSVPQFGDWDQKGGGTIPDYSMDFTKIREMRKQNKRDPSRASLGNEDELVKPPESATTATAKLTTVHSENQHHFSPAHHHQPHSPSTRRSIFSCFNCCVKA; encoded by the exons ATGCATCGCTTT AAGAACTCTCCATGGCTATCAGTGCCACAGTTTGGTGATTGGGACCAGAAAGGAGGAGGAACTATTCCTGATTACTCCATGGATTTCACCAAGATTCGAGAGATGAGGAAACAGAACAAGAGAGACCCTTCTCGAGCCAGTCTTGGCAACGAGGATGAACTCGTCAAGCCACCCGAGTCAGCTACTACAGCAACCGCTAAGCTCACCACGGTCCATAGTGAGAACCAACATCACTTCTCTCCAGCCCACCATCACCAACCACACTCCCCTTCT ACGAGGAGAAGCATCTTCAGCTGCTTCAACTGCTGCGTCAAAGCTTGA
- the LOC106426733 gene encoding probable ferredoxin-4, chloroplastic, with translation MHIMDQLVLSWSIKPPLISPSRAQLMTTLKKPYVLSFSPSLRLGSSVKVFATASRRVKLIDPEGEEKEIEVNEDSCILESAENAGMELPYSCRSGTCGTCCGKIVSGKVDQSLGSFLDEEQIQKGYVLTCIAQPLEYCVVYTHKQTDLY, from the coding sequence ATGCATATAATGGATCAATTAGTGCTCTCATGGAGCATCAAACCTCCTCTAATATCACCATCACGTGCTCAGCTTATGACCACGCTCAAGAAGCCTTATGTCTTGTCTTTTTCGCCGTCGTTGAGATTAGGTAGTAGTGTGAAGGTGTTTGCAACGGCGTCTAGAAGGGTGAAGCTGATTGATCCGGAGGGAGAGGAGAAGGAGATCGAAGTAAACGAAGATAGTTGCATACTTGAATCCGCGGAGAACGCGGGGATGGAACTGCCATACTCTTGTAGGTCAGGGACGTGTGGGACTTGTTGCGGGAAGATAGTGTCCGGGAAAGTGGATCAGTCACTAGGTTCTTTCCTCGATGAAGAGCAAATCCAGAAGGGTTACGTCCTCACGTGCATCGCTCAACCACTAGAGTACTGTGTCGTCTACACCCACAAGCAAACCGATCTCTACTGA
- the LOC106426715 gene encoding cytochrome P450 78A7-like yields MELMNMASKETSYWMIALPAVFGTQNMYDVSIFGYLILAVVSLSLLTWAFAGGGGVAWKNGRNRIGRVAIPGPRGIPVFGSLFTLSRGLAHRSLAAMAWSRANTQIMAFSLGTTPVIVASEPNTAREILMSPHFADRPVKQSAKSLMFSRAIGFAPNGAYWRTLRRIASTHLFAPKRILAHEAGRQLDCAEMVKAVSEEQNGAGSVVLRKHLQLAALNNIMGSVFGRRYDPLAQKEALDELTSMVREGFELLGAFNWSDHLSWLSYFYDPVRLKQRCSELVPRIKTLVKKIIEEHRGSTNSKNKGDIGDFVDVLLSLEGDEKLQEDDMIAVLWEMIFRGTDTTALLTEWTMAELVLHPNVQAKLRDEIKTVVSDRAEVSDADLTKLPYLNAVLKETLRLHPPGPLLSWARLSTSDVQLSNGMVIPKGTTAMVNMWAITHDPTVWSDPLQFNPERFIGNADVDIRGGDLRLAPFGAGRRVCPGKNMGLATVTRWVAELVRRFEWSQDQTKPVNLSEVLKLSCEMEHPLRAVVTEIY; encoded by the exons atggagcTGATGAATATGGCGTCAAAAGAAACAAGTTATTGGATGATCGCACTACCCGCCGTTTTTGGAACCCAAAACATGTACGATGTTTCCATCTTCGGCTATCTAATCCTCGCCgtcgtttctctctctctactgaCGTGGGCTTTCGCCGGAGGCGGTGGTGTTGCATGGAAGAACGGCCGTAACCGTATTGGTCGTGTCGCGATTCCTGGTCCTCGAGGCATACCAGTATTCGGAAGTCTTTTCACTCTAAGCCGCGGCTTAGCTCATCGGTCGTTAGCCGCAATGGCTTGGAGCCGAGCCAATACTCAGATTATGGCTTTCAGCCTGGGCACCACGCCTGTTATCGTGGCTTCTGAGCCGAACACGGCTCGTGAGATTCTGATGTCGCCTCACTTTGCGGACCGGCCGGTTAAGCAGTCGGCTAAGAGCCTCATGTTCAGCCGAGCCATAGGTTTCGCGCCCAACGGGGCTTATTGGCGCACGTTAAGAAGGATTGCCTCGACTCATCTATTCGCCCCAAAGCGTATTTTAGCACATGAAGCTGGACGTCAGCTAGACTGCGCCGAAATGGTGAAAGCTGTGTCGGAAGAGCAAAACGGCGCTGGATCCGTCGTTTTGAGGAAACACTTGCAGCTAGCGGCCTTGAACAACATCATGGGGAGCGTGTTTGGGAGAAGATACGACCCTCTGGCTCAGAAAGAGGCTCTTGATGAGCTTACTTCAATGGTTAGAGAAGGGTTCGAACTCTTGGGTGCTTTTAATTGGTCCGATCATCTTTCATGGTTGAGTTATTTCTATGATCCGGTTCGTTTAAAGCAACGTTGCTCAGAACTTGTTCCTCGAATCAAAACCCTCGTTAAGAAAATTATTGAGGAACATCGAGGAAGTACTAACTCGAAAAATAAAGGAGATATTGGAGATTTCGTTGATGTCTTGTTGTCTTTAGAAGGTGACGAGAAGCTTCAAGAAGATGACATGATCGCCGTCTTATGG GAGATGATTTTTAGAGGGACAGATACAACGGCGTTATTAACGGAGTGGACCATGGCTGAGTTAGTACTGCACCCTAACGTGCAAGCTAAGCTAAGGGACGAGATAAAAACGGTCGTGAGCGACCGAGCAGAGGTGTCAGATGCTGACCTGACAAAACTCCCCTACTTGAACGCAGTGTTGAAGGAAACTCTAAGGCTGCATCCTCCTGGACCACTGCTATCGTGGGCTCGTCTTTCCACGTCAGATGTCCAGCTCAGCAACGGTATGGTGATTCCAAAGGGTACTACAGCGATGGTCAACATGTGGGCCATCACTCACGACCCGACGGTATGGTCCGACCCGTTACAATTTAACCCGGAGAGGTTCATTGGGAATGCAGACGTGGACATACGTGGTGGGGATCTAAGGCTTGCTCCGTTTGGAGCTGGGAGGAGGGTGTGTCCGGGGAAGAACATGGGTTTAGCTACTGTGACTCGTTGGGTGGCTGAGCTAGTGCGACGGTTCGAGTGGAGTCAAGATCAGACAAAGCCGGTTAATCTTAGCGAGGTCTTGAAGCTTTCTTGTGAGATGGAGCATCCGTTACGTGCCGTTGTAAcggaaatatattaa
- the LOC106426692 gene encoding uncharacterized protein LOC106426692 isoform X1: MLSSSKLQPPKPAIFANPIFKQPFIDKSHPFRRRYTPRQASLRFATVSDSIASPLHSNPQESSGLTSSVGQPPLQLSPLTLTQKHFVLLNVVACVTAISASWLFLAAIPTLLAFKKAAESLEKLLDLTREELPDTMAALRLSGMEISDLTMELSDLGQGITQGVKSSTRAIRVAEDRLRRLTNMNPVASMQEVMHQTKRKETEPVVAKAARNLKEGIVKGRSLWQLYFTITRFSKTAASYFAKRVKQ; encoded by the exons ATGCTCTCCTCTTCGAAATTGCAACCGCCCAAACCTGCAATCTTCGCGAATCCGATTTTCAAACAACCATTCATCGATAAAAGTCATCCGTTTCGCCGCCGGTACACTCCCCGTCAAGCTTCTCTGCGATTCGCCACGGTTTCGGACTCAATCGCGTCTCCATTGCACTCGAACCCGCAGGAATCATCCGGTCTAACTTCTTCCGTGGGACAGCCTCCTCTCCAACTCTCTCCATTGACACTCACGCAGAAACACTTCGTCTTGCTCAACGTCGTCGCTTGCGTg ACAGCGATCTCAGCATCATGGCTATTCTTAGCTGCGATTCCTACGCTTCTG GCTTTCAAGAAAGCAGCAGAGTCTCTTGAGAAGCTTTTGGATTTAACCAGAGAAGAGTTACCAGATACAATGGCTGCTCTTCGCTTATCGGGGATGGAGATCAGTGACTTAACTATGGAGCTTAGTGATTTAGG CCAAGGTATCACTCAAGGTGTTAAAAGCTCAACACGGGCTATTCGCGTGGCTGAAGATAGACTAAGGCGGTTAACTAACATGAATCCAG TAGCTTCAATGCAGGAGGTGATGCATCAGACCAAGAGAAAGGAAACAGAACCAGTGGTGGCTAAAGCGGCGAGGAACTTGAAGGAAGGGATCGTTAAGGGACGTTCTTTATGGCAATTGTACTTCACAATCACTCGCTTCTCCAAAACTGCCGCAAGTTATTTTGCAAAGCGAGTTAAGCAGTAG
- the LOC106419478 gene encoding protein HEAT INTOLERANT 4-like, translating to MKKGAKRKGASKAGRKGAVAESQNDEVVAESLEASTQEESQQQPTEAVAEENGEEAKGVKEEEEVKAEENQVDVASSSEPKEDVKEEEDGDGDKKKPAGRGVGKRKRATTKKDTEVKEEKKPAARAKKARVAKPQEEPEYFEDERNLEGLWKAAFPVGTEWDKLDAVYEFNWDFKNLEEALEEGGLLHGKKVFVFGCTEPQLVPYKGANKIVLVPAVVAVESPFPPSDKIGVTSVQREVEEILPMKTMKMDWLPYIPFDKRGRQVDRMNFQIFVMTCTQRRTALRHMKEDRVKKYEYCLPYFYQPFKEDELEQSTEVQIMFPSEPPVVCEFDWEFDELEEFVDKLIEEEALSAEQKDEFKEYVKEQVRAAKKANREAREARKKAIEDMSEETKQAFQSMKFYKFYPQPSPETPDVSGVKSPFINRYYGKAHQVL from the exons ATGAAGAAAGGAGCGAAGAGAAAGGGAGCTTCAAAAGCGGGTCGCAAAGGAGCCGTCGCGGAGAGTCAGAACGACGAGGTGGTTGCCGAGTCTCTCGAGGCGTCGACGCAGGAAGAGAGTCAGCAACAGCCTACGGAAGCAGTCGCTGAGGAGAACGGGGAAGAGGCCAAGGGAGtaaaagaggaagaggaagttaAGGCGGAGGAGAATCAGGTCGATGTCGCTTCGTCTTCCGAGCCAAAGGAGGACGttaaggaggaggaggatggaGATGGAGATAAGAAGAAGCCTGCTGGTCGCGGTGTTGGTAAGCGAAAGAGGGCCACGACGAAGAAGGACACCGAagtgaaagaagagaagaaacctGCTGCGAGAGCTAAGAAAGCTCGAGTGGCTAAACCACAGGAGGAGCCTGAGTACTTCGAGGATGAGCGTAATCTG gaggGTTTGTGGAAGGCAGCATTTCCAGTGGGAACTGAG TGGGACAAATTGGATGCAGTTTATGAATTCAATTGGGATTTCAAGAATCTTGAG GAAGCATTGGAAGAAGGTGGTTTGCTCCACGGGAAGAAAGTCTTTGTTTTTGGGTGCACAGAAC CTCAGTTAGTCCCCTACAAAGGCGCAAACAAGATTGTCCTTGTCCCGGCCGTTGTGGCT GTTGAATCACCTTTTCCACCTTCTGATAAGATAGGAGTCACCTCGGTTCAGAGAGAAGTGGAGGAAATCCTTCCGATGAAGACGATGAAAATGGACTGGCTTCCTTACATTCCGTTTGACAAAAG AGGTAGACAAGTTGATAGGATGAACTTTCAGATTTTTGTCATGACCTGTACGCAGAGGAG AACTGCTCTCAGACATATGAAGGAAGATCGTGTTAAGAAGTACGAGTACTGCCTTCCAT ATTTCTATCAGCCATTCAAGGAAGATGAACTCGAACAGAGTACTGAGGTCCAAATAATGTTTCCCTCTGAACCACCG GTTGTATGTGAGTTTGACTGGGAGTTTGACGAACTTGAG GAATTTGTGGATAAACTGATTGAAGAGGAAGCCTTATCTGCAGAACAAAAGGATGAGTTCAAA GAGTATGTCAAAGAGCAAGTTCGAGCTGCAAAGAAAGCTAATCGAGAG GCCAGAGAGGCTCGAAAGAAAGCAATAGAAGATATGAGCGAAGAGACTAAGCAAGCCTTTCAAAGCATGAAGTTCTACAAATTCTACCCTCAGCCTTCACCAGAAACACCAGATGTCAGTGGCGTCAAG TCGCCGTTCATCAACAGATACTATGGAAAGGCTCATCAAGTCCTTTGA
- the LOC106426719 gene encoding uncharacterized protein LOC106426719 isoform X1, whose product MEDDRKEKNSPWLSVPQFGDWDQKGGGTIPDYSMDFTKIREMRKQNKRDPSRASLGNEDELVKPPESATTATAKLTTVHSENQHHFSPAHHHQPHSPSTRRSIFSCFNCCVKA is encoded by the exons ATGGAGGATGATCGAAAAGAG AAGAACTCTCCATGGCTATCAGTGCCACAGTTTGGTGATTGGGACCAGAAAGGAGGAGGAACTATTCCTGATTACTCCATGGATTTCACCAAGATTCGAGAGATGAGGAAACAGAACAAGAGAGACCCTTCTCGAGCCAGTCTTGGCAACGAGGATGAACTCGTCAAGCCACCCGAGTCAGCTACTACAGCAACCGCTAAGCTCACCACGGTCCATAGTGAGAACCAACATCACTTCTCTCCAGCCCACCATCACCAACCACACTCCCCTTCT ACGAGGAGAAGCATCTTCAGCTGCTTCAACTGCTGCGTCAAAGCTTGA